The following coding sequences lie in one Pseudomonas svalbardensis genomic window:
- the tauA gene encoding taurine ABC transporter substrate-binding protein translates to MKLTFPLRLLAAASLAAVSFFAQAADVTVAYQTTVDPAKVAQADGAYEKATNAKIDWRKFDNGADIIAAIASGDVQIGYLGSSPLTAAITRKVPVETFLIATQIGAAEALVARDGSGIKTPQDLIGKKIAVPFVSTGHYSLLAALKHWNIDPSKVTVLNLAPPAIIAAWKRGDIDATYVWDPALGVAKENGKVLITSGELAKFGAPTFDAWIVRKDFAEKHPEIVTAFAKVTLDAYADYRKDPKAWLANQSNVDKLVKLSGAKASDIPLLLQGNVFPLAADQVITLGAPTTKAITDTAAFLKEQGKVEAVLPDYAPYVSAKYITN, encoded by the coding sequence ATGAAACTGACTTTCCCCCTTCGCCTGCTGGCGGCCGCGTCTCTGGCTGCGGTGAGTTTCTTTGCCCAAGCGGCTGACGTCACCGTCGCCTACCAGACCACCGTAGACCCGGCGAAAGTCGCCCAGGCCGACGGCGCGTACGAAAAAGCCACCAACGCCAAGATCGACTGGCGCAAATTCGACAACGGCGCCGACATCATCGCCGCCATCGCTTCTGGCGACGTGCAGATCGGTTACCTCGGTTCCAGCCCCCTGACGGCGGCAATCACCCGCAAAGTCCCGGTAGAAACCTTCCTAATCGCCACGCAGATCGGCGCCGCTGAAGCCCTGGTTGCCCGCGACGGTTCCGGGATCAAAACCCCGCAGGATCTGATCGGCAAGAAAATCGCCGTGCCGTTCGTTTCCACCGGCCACTACAGCCTGTTGGCCGCGCTGAAGCACTGGAACATCGATCCATCGAAAGTCACCGTCCTCAACCTTGCCCCGCCTGCCATCATTGCCGCGTGGAAACGCGGTGACATCGACGCCACCTACGTGTGGGACCCAGCCCTTGGTGTCGCCAAGGAAAACGGCAAAGTGCTGATCACTTCCGGCGAACTGGCCAAGTTCGGCGCGCCGACCTTTGATGCGTGGATCGTGCGTAAAGACTTCGCCGAGAAGCACCCGGAAATCGTCACCGCGTTCGCCAAAGTGACCCTCGATGCCTACGCCGACTACCGCAAAGACCCGAAAGCCTGGCTCGCCAACCAATCCAACGTCGACAAGCTGGTGAAACTCTCCGGCGCCAAGGCCAGCGACATTCCATTGCTGCTGCAAGGCAACGTCTTCCCGCTGGCGGCTGATCAGGTGATCACCCTCGGCGCACCGACCACCAAAGCCATCACCGACACCGCCGCGTTCCTGAAAGAACAAGGCAAGGTTGAAGCCGTGCTGCCGGACTACGCCCCCTACGTCAGCGCAAAATACATCACCAACTGA
- the gshA gene encoding glutamate--cysteine ligase: MSELLNRRLALLGERANLSLLEQCLHGIERECLRVTGEGRLAQTPHPEELGSALTNEQITTDYSESLLEFITPALPDPADTLASLDKIHRFAYSKLGSEYLWSPSMPCPLPAEEDIPIAYYGTSNIGQLKYVYRKGLALRYGKTMQCIAGIHYNFSLPEKLWPLLKEAEGFVGTDRDYQSSAYIALIRNFRRYSWLLMYLFGASPALDAGFLRGRSHQLEQLDPDTLYLPYATSLRMSDLGYQSNAQAGLTPCYNDLASYTDSLRKAVATPYAPYVEIGTHQDGEWVQLNTNILQIENEYYSNIRPKRVTYTGERPIQALVARGIQYVEVRCLDINPFLPMGIDLPESRFLDAFLLYCALNDSPLLTNTSCGNATSNFLSVVKEGRRPGLQLQRDGHPVDLKEWASELLEMIAPLAAMLDQSHGGDAHSKALDAQLAKVKDPSLTPSAQVLVAMAEHKESFAQFSLRQSQAHAEFFRSEPLSSEDQAKFEDRARSSLAEQIELEQNEVGDFDVFVGSYQASILAISN, encoded by the coding sequence TTGAGCGAACTTCTCAACCGCCGCCTGGCTCTGCTCGGCGAGCGCGCTAACCTCTCTCTGCTCGAACAGTGCCTTCACGGCATCGAACGTGAATGCCTGCGCGTGACCGGCGAAGGTCGCCTGGCGCAAACGCCGCACCCGGAAGAATTGGGTTCCGCGCTGACCAACGAACAAATCACCACCGACTATTCCGAGTCGCTGTTGGAGTTCATCACGCCCGCCCTGCCCGACCCGGCAGACACCCTGGCGAGCCTGGACAAGATCCACCGTTTTGCCTACAGCAAGCTCGGCAGCGAGTACCTGTGGAGTCCATCGATGCCGTGCCCGTTGCCGGCCGAGGAAGACATCCCGATTGCCTATTACGGCACCTCCAACATCGGTCAGCTCAAGTACGTCTACCGCAAGGGCCTGGCCCTGCGGTACGGCAAGACCATGCAGTGCATCGCCGGGATCCACTACAACTTTTCCCTGCCGGAAAAGCTCTGGCCGCTGCTTAAAGAGGCTGAAGGCTTTGTCGGCACCGACCGCGATTATCAGTCGTCGGCCTACATCGCGCTGATCCGTAACTTCCGTCGCTACAGCTGGCTGCTGATGTACCTGTTCGGTGCTTCGCCTGCGCTGGACGCCGGTTTCCTGCGCGGTCGTTCGCACCAGTTGGAACAACTGGACCCGGACACCTTGTACTTGCCGTACGCCACCAGCCTGCGCATGAGTGACCTGGGTTACCAAAGCAACGCCCAGGCCGGTCTGACGCCGTGCTACAACGACTTGGCGAGCTATACCGATAGCCTGCGCAAAGCGGTCGCAACACCTTACGCGCCGTACGTCGAAATCGGCACGCATCAGGACGGTGAGTGGGTTCAGCTCAACACCAACATCCTGCAAATCGAAAACGAGTACTACTCCAACATTCGCCCGAAACGCGTGACCTACACCGGCGAACGGCCGATCCAGGCGCTGGTGGCCCGCGGCATTCAGTACGTTGAAGTGCGTTGCCTGGACATCAACCCGTTCCTGCCGATGGGCATCGACCTGCCGGAATCGCGGTTCCTCGATGCGTTCCTACTGTATTGCGCGCTGAACGACAGCCCGCTGCTGACCAATACCTCGTGCGGCAACGCAACTTCGAACTTCCTCAGCGTGGTCAAGGAAGGTCGCCGTCCGGGCCTGCAATTGCAACGCGACGGCCATCCGGTGGACCTGAAAGAGTGGGCCAGTGAGTTGCTGGAGATGATTGCACCACTGGCGGCGATGCTGGATCAGAGTCATGGCGGCGATGCACATAGCAAGGCACTGGATGCGCAGCTGGCCAAGGTCAAGGATCCATCGCTGACGCCATCGGCCCAGGTGCTGGTGGCAATGGCTGAGCACAAGGAGAGCTTTGCTCAGTTCTCCCTGCGTCAGAGCCAGGCACATGCGGAGTTTTTCCGCAGCGAGCCGCTTTCAAGTGAAGATCAGGCGAAATTTGAAGACCGGGCGCGTTCGTCGCTGGCCGAGCAGATTGAGCTGGAGCAGAACGAAGTCGGCGATTTCGATGTGTTTGTCGGGTCGTATCAGGCGAGCATTCTGGCGATCAGCAACTAA
- a CDS encoding PaaI family thioesterase: MNIPAGLTESAFFKLLGCRLHSLEAGVAQVSLGLAPELRNRGGKLHGGALFSLVDIAMGLACSSTHGFDQQSATIECKINYIRAVADGEVICTARVIHPGRRTLVVEADVMQGDKLVAKAQGTFAVL, encoded by the coding sequence ATGAACATCCCGGCCGGGCTGACCGAAAGCGCTTTTTTCAAGTTGCTGGGGTGTCGCTTGCACAGTCTGGAAGCCGGGGTGGCGCAAGTCTCCCTCGGGCTTGCGCCAGAACTGCGCAATCGCGGCGGCAAGCTGCACGGCGGGGCCTTGTTCAGTCTGGTGGACATTGCCATGGGGCTGGCCTGTTCCAGCACCCATGGTTTTGACCAGCAGAGCGCGACCATCGAGTGCAAGATCAATTACATTCGCGCCGTCGCAGACGGTGAAGTGATTTGCACGGCGCGGGTGATCCACCCGGGCCGCCGCACGCTGGTGGTTGAAGCCGACGTGATGCAAGGCGACAAACTCGTCGCAAAAGCACAAGGCACGTTCGCTGTCCTGTAG
- the ompR gene encoding osmolarity response regulator transcription factor OmpR has protein sequence MSSTANIAEGEKILIVDDDPGLSSLLERFFVSKGYRARAVPNTEQMDRLLAREVFNLVVLDLMLPGEDGLTACRRLRTANNQIPIIMLTAKGDELSRIKGLELGADDYLAKPFNPDELMARVKAVLRRQSTPVPGAPGSEDESVTFGDYELSLATRELKRGDEVHMLTTGEFAVLKALVMNARQPLTRDKLMNLARGREWDALERSIDVQISRLRRMIEPDPSKPRYIQTVWGVGYVFVPDGAATK, from the coding sequence ATGAGCAGCACTGCAAACATTGCTGAAGGCGAAAAAATTCTTATTGTTGACGACGATCCAGGGCTGAGCAGCCTGCTGGAACGGTTTTTCGTCAGCAAGGGCTACCGCGCCCGCGCCGTCCCGAACACGGAACAAATGGATCGCCTGCTGGCGCGTGAAGTGTTCAACCTGGTCGTCCTCGACCTGATGCTGCCCGGCGAAGACGGCTTGACCGCTTGCCGCCGCCTGCGCACCGCGAACAACCAGATCCCCATCATCATGCTGACCGCCAAGGGCGATGAGCTGAGCCGCATCAAGGGCCTGGAACTGGGTGCCGACGATTACCTGGCCAAACCATTCAACCCGGACGAGCTGATGGCTCGTGTCAAAGCGGTCCTGCGTCGTCAATCGACTCCTGTGCCGGGCGCACCGGGCAGCGAAGACGAAAGCGTGACCTTCGGTGACTACGAACTGTCCCTGGCCACCCGCGAACTCAAGCGCGGCGACGAAGTGCACATGCTCACCACTGGTGAGTTTGCGGTACTCAAGGCATTGGTGATGAACGCGCGTCAGCCACTGACCCGCGACAAGCTGATGAACCTGGCCCGTGGCCGCGAATGGGACGCGCTGGAGCGGTCCATTGACGTGCAGATCTCGCGTCTGCGCCGGATGATCGAACCCGACCCCTCCAAACCGCGTTACATCCAGACTGTCTGGGGCGTGGGTTACGTGTTCGTTCCGGATGGCGCCGCCACCAAGTGA
- a CDS encoding Tex family protein encodes MDSINSRIAEELGVRPQQVEAAVALLDEGSTVPFIARYRKEVTGSLDDIQLRHLEERLRYLRELDERRISILASIQEQGKLTPQLERDIKLADTKTRLEDLYLPYKQKRRTKGQIALEAGLGELADGLFNDATLTPDVEAARFVDAEKGVADVKAALEGAKYILMERFAENAGLLDKLRSYLKQEATLSARVIAGKEEEGAKFRDYFEHDEPLKSMPSHRALAIFRGRNEGILSSALKVGDELPGAMHPCEGMIGQQFGIQNQNRAADKWLGEVVRWTWKVKLYTHLETDLLGELRDGAETEAINVFAHNLHDLLLSAPAGPRATLGLDPGLRTGCKVAVVDSTGKLLDHATVYPHVPHNKWDQTIAILAALCAKHAVDLIAIGNGTASRETDKLAAELIKKYPAMKMTKVMVSEAGASVYSASELASKEFPDLDVSIRGAVSIARRLQDPLAELVKIDPKSIGVGQYQHDVSQLKLARGLDAVVEDCVNAVGVDVNTASVALLARISGLNATLAQNIVSHRDEHGAFKTRAALKKVARLGEKTFEQAAGFLRVMNGDNPLDSSAVHPEAYPLVQRIAAETDRDIRSLIGDASFLKRLDPKKYTDETFGLPTVTDILQELEKPGRDPRPEFKTAEFQEGVEDLKDLQLGMILEGVVTNVTNFGAFVDIGVHQDGLVHISALSEKFIKDPREAVKAGDVVKVKVMEVDIPRKRVGLSMRMSDTPGEKIDGARGARPGSAPRQSQNTAPRKETTAAAPANNAMASLFANAKQLKKR; translated from the coding sequence ATGGACAGCATCAACAGCCGCATCGCCGAGGAACTCGGCGTACGCCCACAACAGGTCGAAGCGGCCGTCGCGCTACTCGATGAAGGCTCCACGGTGCCCTTCATCGCCCGTTACCGGAAAGAAGTGACCGGCAGCCTCGATGACATCCAGTTGCGTCATCTGGAAGAGCGTCTGCGCTACCTGCGAGAACTCGACGAACGGCGTATCAGCATCCTTGCCAGCATCCAGGAACAAGGCAAGCTGACCCCGCAACTTGAACGCGACATTAAACTCGCCGACACCAAAACCCGCCTCGAAGACTTGTACCTGCCGTACAAGCAGAAGCGCCGCACCAAGGGCCAGATCGCCCTGGAAGCCGGCCTCGGTGAGCTGGCCGACGGCCTGTTCAACGACGCGACCCTGACCCCAGACGTCGAAGCCGCGCGCTTCGTCGACGCTGAAAAAGGCGTGGCCGACGTGAAGGCTGCCCTTGAAGGCGCCAAGTACATCCTCATGGAGCGTTTCGCCGAAAACGCCGGCCTGCTGGACAAGCTGCGCAGCTACCTCAAGCAGGAAGCCACTCTGAGTGCCCGCGTGATCGCCGGCAAAGAAGAGGAAGGCGCCAAGTTCCGCGACTACTTCGAACACGACGAACCGCTGAAAAGCATGCCGTCGCACCGCGCGCTGGCGATTTTCCGTGGCCGCAACGAAGGCATTCTGAGTTCGGCGCTGAAAGTCGGCGACGAACTGCCGGGCGCCATGCACCCGTGCGAAGGCATGATCGGCCAGCAATTCGGCATCCAGAACCAGAACCGCGCCGCCGACAAATGGCTGGGCGAAGTGGTGCGCTGGACCTGGAAGGTCAAGCTCTACACCCACCTCGAAACCGACCTGCTGGGCGAACTGCGCGATGGCGCAGAAACCGAAGCGATCAACGTGTTCGCTCACAACCTGCATGACTTGCTGCTGTCGGCGCCGGCTGGCCCGCGCGCCACATTGGGCCTCGACCCGGGCCTGCGCACCGGTTGCAAGGTCGCCGTGGTCGATTCCACCGGCAAACTGCTGGATCACGCCACGGTTTACCCGCACGTGCCTCACAACAAATGGGACCAGACCATCGCGATTCTGGCGGCCCTGTGCGCCAAGCATGCAGTGGACCTGATCGCCATCGGCAACGGCACCGCCAGCCGTGAAACCGACAAGCTGGCCGCTGAGCTGATCAAAAAATACCCAGCCATGAAGATGACCAAAGTCATGGTTTCCGAGGCCGGCGCATCGGTTTACTCGGCGTCGGAACTGGCTTCGAAAGAATTCCCGGACCTCGACGTGTCGATCCGTGGCGCCGTGTCGATTGCCCGTCGCCTGCAGGATCCACTGGCTGAGCTGGTGAAGATCGATCCGAAATCCATCGGCGTCGGCCAGTACCAGCACGACGTGTCGCAGCTGAAACTGGCGCGTGGCCTGGATGCAGTGGTCGAAGACTGCGTGAACGCCGTGGGCGTGGACGTGAACACCGCCTCCGTGGCGCTGCTGGCCCGCATCTCCGGCCTCAACGCGACCCTGGCACAGAACATCGTCAGCCACCGCGACGAGCACGGCGCGTTCAAGACTCGTGCTGCATTGAAGAAAGTCGCTCGTCTGGGCGAGAAAACCTTCGAACAGGCCGCTGGCTTCCTGCGCGTCATGAACGGCGACAACCCGCTGGATTCGTCTGCGGTTCACCCGGAAGCCTATCCGCTGGTCCAGCGCATCGCCGCTGAAACCGACCGCGACATTCGCTCGCTGATCGGCGATGCCAGTTTCCTCAAGCGTCTTGATCCGAAGAAGTACACCGACGAAACCTTCGGTCTGCCAACGGTCACCGACATCCTGCAAGAGCTGGAAAAACCTGGCCGCGATCCACGTCCCGAGTTCAAGACCGCCGAGTTCCAGGAAGGCGTCGAAGACCTCAAGGACTTGCAATTGGGCATGATCCTCGAAGGCGTGGTGACCAACGTGACCAACTTCGGTGCATTCGTCGACATCGGCGTGCATCAGGACGGTTTGGTGCACATCTCTGCGCTTTCGGAGAAGTTCATCAAGGATCCGCGTGAAGCGGTGAAGGCTGGCGACGTGGTGAAAGTGAAGGTCATGGAAGTCGACATCCCGCGCAAACGCGTTGGCCTGTCGATGCGCATGAGCGACACGCCGGGCGAGAAAATCGACGGTGCCCGTGGTGCACGTCCGGGTTCGGCGCCACGCCAGTCCCAGAACACCGCACCGCGTAAAGAAACCACGGCGGCGGCTCCGGCCAACAACGCCATGGCTTCGCTGTTCGCCAACGCCAAGCAGTTGAAGAAACGCTGA